The Paracoccus sediminicola genome has a segment encoding these proteins:
- the hppD gene encoding 4-hydroxyphenylpyruvate dioxygenase, which yields MGPFPHDAPKAEISKSNPAGTDGFEFVEFAHPNPEELDKLFRKMGFVPVAKHKSKNVTLYRQGGINYVLNAEPDSHASQFITDHGPCAPAMGWRVVDSQHALKRAVELGAEEYTGPGKVLDFPAVLGIGGSLLYFIDKYDDTGSAWDAEYDWLGETDPRPEGVGFYYIDHLTHNVVRGNMDTWYKFYNQTFNFREIRYFDIKGKQTGLFSRALTSPDGKIRIPINESADEHSQIEEYLNEYKGEGIQHIAVASEDIYASTDAIAEKGLEFMPGPPDVYYEMSRKRVTDHEEPLDKMKKHGILIDGEGVVDGGTTRILLQIFSKTVIGPIFFEFIQRKGDDGFGEGNFRALFESIEEDQMRRGVLKSEPAE from the coding sequence ATGGGACCTTTCCCGCACGACGCACCGAAAGCCGAAATCAGCAAATCGAACCCCGCCGGCACGGACGGGTTCGAATTCGTCGAATTCGCCCACCCCAACCCGGAAGAGCTGGACAAGCTGTTCCGCAAGATGGGCTTCGTCCCGGTGGCCAAGCACAAGTCGAAGAATGTGACACTCTATCGTCAGGGCGGCATCAACTATGTGCTGAATGCCGAACCGGACAGCCATGCCAGCCAGTTCATCACCGATCACGGCCCCTGCGCCCCGGCCATGGGCTGGCGCGTCGTGGATTCGCAGCACGCGCTGAAACGTGCCGTCGAGCTGGGCGCAGAGGAATATACCGGCCCCGGCAAGGTGCTGGATTTCCCGGCTGTGCTGGGGATCGGTGGCAGCCTGCTTTATTTCATCGACAAATATGACGACACCGGCAGCGCCTGGGATGCGGAATATGACTGGCTGGGCGAAACGGACCCGCGCCCCGAAGGCGTCGGCTTCTATTACATCGACCACCTGACGCATAACGTCGTGCGCGGGAACATGGACACCTGGTATAAATTCTATAACCAGACCTTCAATTTCCGCGAGATCCGCTATTTCGACATCAAGGGCAAGCAGACCGGGCTGTTCAGCCGCGCGCTGACCTCGCCCGATGGCAAGATCCGCATTCCGATCAATGAAAGCGCGGATGAGCACAGCCAGATCGAAGAGTATCTGAACGAATACAAGGGCGAGGGCATCCAGCATATCGCGGTCGCCTCGGAGGATATCTATGCCTCGACCGACGCGATTGCCGAGAAGGGACTGGAATTCATGCCCGGCCCGCCGGATGTCTATTACGAGATGTCCCGCAAGCGCGTGACCGATCATGAAGAACCGCTGGACAAGATGAAAAAGCACGGGATTCTCATCGACGGCGAAGGCGTGGTCGATGGCGGCACGACGCGGATCCTGTTGCAGATCTTCTCGAAAACCGTGATCGGGCCGATCTTCTTCGAGTTCATTCAGCGCAAGGGCGATGACGGCTTCGGCGAGGGCAATTTCCGCGCCCTCTTCGAATCGATCGAGGAAGACCAGATGCGCCGCGGCGTGCTGAAATCCGAACCGGCGGAATGA
- the lysM gene encoding peptidoglycan-binding protein LysM, producing MALWDFVKDAGKSVFGEAQAAEVKDDGESAEKAETERKVAAMKAELKEMGLGSDDVQLTLRSDKETVKIESRGADRETMEKLIVAIGNIKGIAKVEADLPEPEKKTATVSSKSPSAEPVFHEVKSGETLSAISKKYLGDANRYNEIFEANRPMLSDPDKIYPGQTLRIPQ from the coding sequence ATGGCTTTGTGGGATTTTGTGAAGGATGCCGGTAAATCCGTCTTTGGCGAGGCGCAGGCCGCCGAGGTGAAGGATGACGGCGAATCCGCCGAAAAGGCCGAGACCGAGCGCAAGGTCGCGGCGATGAAGGCCGAGCTGAAAGAGATGGGGCTCGGCTCTGATGATGTTCAGCTTACGCTCCGCAGCGACAAGGAAACGGTGAAGATCGAATCTCGCGGCGCCGATCGCGAGACGATGGAAAAGCTGATCGTGGCAATCGGCAACATCAAAGGCATCGCGAAGGTCGAGGCCGATCTTCCCGAGCCGGAGAAGAAGACCGCGACGGTCAGCAGCAAGTCTCCGTCGGCGGAGCCGGTGTTCCACGAAGTCAAGTCAGGTGAAACCCTGTCCGCGATCTCGAAGAAATATCTTGGCGACGCGAACCGCTATAACGAGATTTTCGAAGCCAATCGTCCGATGCTCTCGGATCCCGACAAGATCTATCCGGGCCAGACGCTGCGCATTCCTCAGTGA
- a CDS encoding Rieske (2Fe-2S) protein: protein MSWQDLSTAPAPGTVVCETDEVEGVKALDLAGFPLLVVKDAHGLRGFVNLCPHQFLPLDYRGGNLLSSDGARLICSSHQAQFDAASGEVCDGPAECGLDPVPLRQEHGRVVIGNA from the coding sequence ATGAGCTGGCAGGACCTGTCGACCGCACCCGCACCGGGCACGGTCGTCTGCGAAACGGACGAGGTCGAGGGCGTGAAAGCCCTCGACCTTGCCGGCTTTCCGCTTCTGGTGGTGAAGGATGCGCACGGGTTGCGCGGTTTCGTAAACCTCTGCCCGCATCAGTTCCTGCCTTTGGATTACCGTGGCGGCAATCTCCTGTCGTCGGATGGGGCGCGGCTGATTTGCAGCTCGCATCAGGCCCAGTTCGATGCCGCCAGCGGAGAGGTCTGCGATGGACCCGCCGAGTGCGGGCTCGACCCGGTGCCGTTGCGTCAGGAACACGGCAGGGTCGTCATCGGCAACGCCTGA
- the nrdH gene encoding glutaredoxin-like protein NrdH, which translates to MSITVYSKPACVQCTATTRALQARGIEFDIVDLTQDEDAFAHVSGLGYRQAPVVIAGDAHWSGFRPDLIGQLS; encoded by the coding sequence ATGAGCATCACCGTTTATTCCAAGCCGGCCTGCGTTCAATGCACCGCCACCACCCGCGCCCTGCAGGCGCGCGGCATCGAATTCGACATTGTCGACCTGACCCAGGACGAAGACGCCTTTGCGCATGTCTCGGGCCTCGGCTATCGTCAGGCACCGGTGGTCATCGCTGGCGACGCACATTGGTCCGGCTTCCGCCCGGACCTGATCGGCCAGCTTTCCTGA
- the epmA gene encoding EF-P lysine aminoacylase EpmA, with product MSDSPWWQPHRHADRRPALMARNRIQRAIRDWLDDNGFAEVDPSALAVSPGNETHLHGFATEMVGNDGKARAMYLHTSPEFAMKKLLAAGEPRIAAFSHVWRNRERGKLHHPEFTMLEWYRAGEDYTVLMDDCADFLMLAAEAAGANEFRWRDSVCDPYASPERVSVAEAFADFAGIDLLATISADGATDRDGLAAQLDKAGIARALHDSWSDLFSRALAERVEPHLGRGCATILDRYPAPEAALARRAPDDPRVSERFELYACGVELANGFGELTDPAEQRARFQHDMAERARIYGDAYPLDEDFLAALAIMPEASGIALGFDRLVMLATSAPSVEAVMWAPVAG from the coding sequence ATGAGCGATTCCCCCTGGTGGCAGCCCCACCGTCATGCCGACCGCCGCCCCGCATTGATGGCCCGCAACCGCATCCAGCGGGCGATTCGGGACTGGCTGGACGACAATGGCTTCGCCGAGGTCGATCCCTCCGCGCTGGCGGTCAGCCCGGGCAATGAAACCCATCTGCACGGCTTCGCGACCGAGATGGTCGGCAATGATGGCAAAGCCCGCGCGATGTATCTGCACACCTCGCCAGAATTCGCGATGAAGAAGCTGCTCGCTGCCGGAGAGCCGCGCATCGCTGCTTTCTCGCATGTCTGGCGCAACCGCGAGCGCGGGAAGCTGCACCATCCGGAATTCACCATGCTGGAATGGTATCGCGCCGGCGAGGATTACACGGTGCTGATGGACGATTGCGCCGACTTCCTGATGCTCGCCGCCGAGGCCGCCGGCGCGAATGAGTTTCGCTGGCGGGATTCCGTGTGCGACCCCTATGCCTCACCGGAACGGGTCAGCGTCGCCGAGGCTTTCGCCGATTTTGCCGGGATAGACCTGCTTGCGACGATCTCGGCGGATGGCGCGACGGACCGGGATGGGCTGGCGGCGCAGCTGGACAAGGCCGGGATCGCGCGAGCGCTGCACGATAGTTGGTCCGATCTGTTTTCTCGTGCCCTGGCCGAGCGGGTCGAGCCGCATCTGGGCCGTGGCTGCGCCACGATTCTGGACCGATACCCGGCCCCCGAGGCCGCGCTTGCCCGCCGCGCGCCCGATGATCCGCGCGTTTCGGAACGCTTCGAGCTGTATGCCTGCGGGGTCGAGCTTGCCAATGGTTTCGGCGAACTTACCGATCCGGCCGAGCAGCGCGCCCGGTTCCAGCACGATATGGCCGAACGTGCGCGCATCTATGGCGACGCCTACCCGCTGGACGAGGATTTCCTCGCCGCGCTCGCGATCATGCCCGAGGCATCGGGGATCGCTCTGGGCTTCGACCGGCTGGTGATGCTGGCCACGTCGGCCCCTTCGGTCGAGGCGGTGATGTGGGCGCCGGTGGCCGGCTAA
- a CDS encoding NAD(P)H-dependent flavin oxidoreductase → MLLAKIGMRVPVVQAPMAGITTPALAAAVANAGGLGSLGVAAQDAERARQDIRAVRAQTSARFNVNVFCHAPPRRDAQKERDWLDGLAPDFGRFGAAAPDQLTSGYTPFAEDDAMLQMLLEERPGVVSFHFGLPDAGRVAALRESGAVLLGSATNLADALKIRAAGLDGIVAQGWQAGGHRGLFDANGPDERLETMELLSALTEAGLPLIAAGGIMTREDVQAALDAGAVAAQCGTAFLVADEAGTSDPHRAALAGGQTRMTRAISGRQARGVENIISSRDDSNAPDYPLPYSALKALHAAASAQGEHGYGPFWAGTGCARAEPGGAAEILSRLTP, encoded by the coding sequence ATGCTGCTTGCGAAGATCGGGATGCGCGTGCCGGTGGTGCAGGCGCCGATGGCCGGAATTACCACCCCAGCGCTCGCCGCTGCGGTGGCGAATGCGGGCGGGCTGGGCTCGCTTGGCGTGGCGGCGCAGGACGCGGAACGGGCGCGGCAAGATATCCGGGCCGTGCGCGCGCAGACGTCAGCGCGGTTCAATGTGAATGTCTTCTGTCACGCTCCGCCGCGCCGGGATGCGCAGAAGGAGCGTGACTGGCTTGACGGGCTCGCACCGGATTTCGGCCGGTTCGGAGCAGCAGCCCCAGATCAGCTTACCTCGGGATACACGCCTTTCGCGGAAGATGATGCGATGCTGCAGATGCTTCTGGAAGAGCGACCTGGCGTGGTCAGCTTTCACTTCGGCTTGCCCGATGCCGGACGCGTCGCGGCGCTGCGCGAGAGCGGGGCGGTCCTGCTGGGGTCGGCCACGAACCTGGCGGATGCGCTGAAGATCAGGGCAGCGGGGCTGGACGGCATCGTCGCGCAAGGCTGGCAGGCGGGCGGGCATCGCGGACTGTTCGATGCTAACGGCCCGGATGAGCGGCTTGAGACGATGGAGCTTCTTTCCGCGCTGACCGAAGCCGGTCTTCCGCTGATCGCGGCAGGCGGAATTATGACGCGCGAAGATGTGCAGGCGGCGCTTGATGCGGGCGCAGTCGCGGCGCAGTGCGGCACCGCTTTTCTGGTCGCAGATGAGGCGGGCACATCCGATCCGCACCGCGCGGCGCTCGCCGGCGGCCAGACGCGTATGACGCGGGCGATCTCGGGCCGCCAGGCGCGCGGGGTCGAGAATATCATCAGCAGCCGCGATGACAGCAATGCGCCGGATTATCCGCTACCATATTCGGCGCTGAAGGCTCTTCATGCGGCGGCATCCGCACAGGGCGAGCATGGCTACGGTCCGTTCTGGGCCGGGACGGGCTGCGCCAGGGCTGAACCTGGCGGCGCGGCTGAAATCCTTTCCCGGCTGACCCCTTAG
- a CDS encoding glycosyltransferase family 2 protein has translation MKLTRHISPHGTVMAVSMMKDEAPFLLEWFAHHLAVGFTDILVYTNDCSDGTVEMLQRLEQLGVGHHRPNNIPEGVKPQPSAIQHAQREPLVQQADWVMLFDADEFLCINHPAGHLDGLLADVVARDANGIVVTWRIFGSNGVVDWSRAPVTEQYTRAAPPLWNKGWGVKTLFRFDPEYWKLGIHRPSIKNKHLDDGFPDSVKWLNGSGQQMEDYFKFRGWRSIRRTLGYDWVQLNHYAIKSVDSYAARRFRGNVNNKKDKYNAEYWSLQDRNEVSDTSILRHAPRRAEIMAALLNDPVLSKLHFAALDALEARLDEYRRTDAYAELRENLIEAGKVPITSVEAKPPKPRDPAKIAALMSEVEERANSGSGSARKSAPASGWGAIGVSHYVDGRIVPSTDESIDWVDSQEIALPCDPGIFTQDALMAVLAGKFDRRNGRNIRSYLSGSRRVLDLGAGIGLPAMRAAQQDDGTVFLVQDSQPGMAKAVALIRERNGLADTAHLRFVDGPLVLAADSGDEAGGLSACLREFRPDVLRISSRAGLPANRLAAQELGMIARVILPFESEDEAEALRKEFGPVLEQKGFFENRDAAGGGSLSYDRSALDMRGDAR, from the coding sequence GTGAAGCTGACCCGTCATATAAGCCCGCATGGCACGGTCATGGCGGTGTCGATGATGAAGGATGAGGCACCGTTTCTGCTGGAATGGTTCGCCCATCATCTTGCGGTCGGATTCACCGACATTCTCGTCTACACCAATGACTGCTCCGACGGCACGGTCGAGATGCTGCAACGTCTGGAACAGCTTGGCGTCGGCCATCATCGTCCGAACAACATACCCGAGGGCGTCAAGCCTCAGCCCTCGGCGATCCAGCATGCGCAGCGCGAGCCTCTGGTTCAGCAGGCGGATTGGGTGATGCTGTTCGATGCTGACGAGTTTCTGTGCATCAACCATCCCGCCGGCCATCTGGACGGGCTGCTGGCTGACGTGGTGGCGCGGGATGCGAACGGGATCGTCGTCACCTGGCGGATCTTTGGCTCGAACGGCGTGGTGGACTGGTCGCGCGCGCCGGTGACCGAGCAATATACCCGCGCCGCGCCGCCGCTATGGAACAAGGGGTGGGGGGTCAAGACGCTGTTCCGCTTCGATCCTGAATATTGGAAGCTCGGCATTCACCGGCCCTCGATCAAGAACAAGCATCTGGATGACGGTTTTCCCGACAGCGTGAAATGGCTGAACGGCTCTGGTCAGCAGATGGAGGATTACTTCAAGTTTCGCGGCTGGCGCTCGATCAGGCGGACGCTCGGCTATGACTGGGTTCAGCTTAATCACTATGCGATCAAATCGGTGGACAGCTATGCGGCACGGCGCTTTCGGGGCAATGTGAACAACAAGAAGGACAAGTATAACGCCGAATACTGGTCGCTTCAGGACCGCAACGAGGTTTCCGATACCAGCATCCTGCGGCATGCGCCGCGCCGGGCCGAGATCATGGCGGCGCTGCTGAATGACCCGGTGCTGTCGAAGCTGCATTTCGCGGCGCTGGACGCGCTGGAGGCTCGACTTGACGAGTATCGCCGGACCGACGCCTATGCCGAGCTGCGCGAAAACCTGATCGAGGCGGGCAAGGTGCCCATCACCAGCGTCGAGGCAAAGCCGCCCAAACCCCGCGACCCTGCCAAGATCGCCGCACTCATGTCGGAGGTCGAAGAGCGGGCGAACTCGGGTTCGGGCAGTGCGCGAAAATCCGCGCCGGCGTCGGGTTGGGGCGCGATCGGGGTGTCGCATTATGTCGATGGCAGGATCGTCCCATCGACCGATGAGAGCATCGACTGGGTCGACTCGCAGGAGATCGCGCTACCTTGCGATCCGGGCATTTTCACGCAGGATGCGCTGATGGCGGTGCTGGCCGGGAAGTTCGACCGGCGCAACGGGCGCAACATCCGTTCCTACCTCTCCGGCAGCCGCCGCGTGCTCGATTTGGGTGCCGGGATCGGCCTGCCCGCGATGCGGGCGGCGCAGCAGGATGACGGCACTGTGTTTCTTGTTCAGGATTCGCAGCCGGGCATGGCCAAGGCAGTGGCGCTGATCCGAGAGCGGAACGGGCTGGCCGACACAGCCCACCTGCGCTTCGTCGACGGCCCGCTGGTTCTGGCAGCCGACAGCGGCGACGAAGCAGGCGGTCTTTCGGCCTGCCTGCGCGAATTCCGCCCCGATGTGCTGCGCATCTCGTCCCGAGCAGGGCTGCCGGCGAACCGTCTCGCCGCTCAGGAGCTCGGCATGATCGCGCGGGTCATTCTGCCCTTCGAAAGCGAGGATGAGGCCGAAGCGCTTCGCAAAGAATTCGGGCCGGTTCTTGAACAAAAAGGCTTTTTCGAGAATAGGGATGCTGCTGGCGGCGGCTCGCTGAGTTATGATCGCTCTGCTCTCGATATGCGTGGCGATGCGCGATAG
- the efp gene encoding elongation factor P → MKVIASSLRKGNVVEIGEKLYVVLKAENFHPGKGTPTTSVDMRRISDGTKVAERWKTTDQVEKAHVDEREYDYLYNDGEGYHFMEPETYEQLVASEDVIGDQAVYLKEGMRVFLQVFNGAPIAMELPQKMTVEVTETEPVVKGQTASSSYKPAQVDNGLRVMVPPHIGTGTRIVINTADNSYVERAKD, encoded by the coding sequence ATGAAAGTCATCGCCTCCAGCCTCCGGAAGGGCAATGTCGTCGAGATCGGCGAAAAGCTGTATGTCGTTCTGAAGGCCGAGAACTTCCACCCCGGCAAGGGCACACCGACCACCAGCGTTGATATGCGCCGCATCTCGGACGGCACCAAGGTCGCCGAACGCTGGAAGACCACCGATCAGGTCGAGAAGGCTCATGTCGATGAGCGGGAATATGACTATCTGTATAATGACGGCGAGGGTTATCACTTCATGGAGCCCGAGACCTATGAGCAGCTCGTGGCCTCGGAAGATGTGATCGGCGATCAGGCCGTGTATCTTAAGGAGGGGATGCGGGTCTTCCTTCAGGTGTTCAACGGCGCGCCCATCGCGATGGAGCTGCCGCAGAAGATGACCGTCGAGGTGACCGAGACCGAGCCGGTGGTCAAGGGCCAGACAGCGTCTTCTTCCTATAAGCCGGCGCAGGTGGATAATGGTCTGCGGGTGATGGTGCCGCCGCATATCGGCACCGGCACGCGCATTGTCATCAACACCGCTGACAATAGCTATGTCGAGCGCGCCAAGGACTGA
- a CDS encoding Lrp/AsnC family transcriptional regulator, with protein MDEILHDSFDRAILAALQRDGGLTNAQLSEIVNLSPSQCSRRRAALEKSGVIRRYTAQLDARALGFGIRAFARVNLRSHGAAGDKDFASFAAAQPEVRAAHSVSGDADYVMELQVRDLDALADFIHDRLLQHSQVTQVRSEIVLKSAKQDGGLPI; from the coding sequence ATGGACGAAATCTTGCATGACAGCTTTGATCGCGCGATTCTTGCCGCATTGCAGCGAGACGGAGGGCTGACCAATGCGCAGCTCTCCGAGATCGTGAACCTCTCGCCGTCGCAATGTTCGCGCCGCAGGGCCGCGCTCGAAAAATCCGGCGTGATCCGACGCTATACGGCACAGCTCGACGCGCGCGCGCTCGGCTTTGGGATCCGGGCCTTTGCGCGGGTGAACCTGCGCAGCCACGGTGCGGCGGGGGACAAGGATTTCGCCAGCTTCGCGGCGGCGCAGCCAGAGGTCCGGGCGGCGCATTCGGTCTCGGGCGATGCAGATTACGTGATGGAATTGCAGGTCCGGGATCTGGATGCGCTTGCGGATTTCATCCATGATCGGCTGTTGCAGCATTCTCAGGTCACGCAGGTCCGGTCCGAGATCGTGCTGAAATCGGCCAAGCAGGATGGCGGGCTACCGATCTGA
- the nrdI gene encoding class Ib ribonucleoside-diphosphate reductase assembly flavoprotein NrdI — MAQLVYFSSRSGNTAKFVARLGMEALRIPISLDEPLPMPDRPYVLISPSYSDGQGRGAVHPQVVRFLNDPARRALIRGVIAAGNRNFGQFYALAGRRIADKLNVPLLYKFELAGNDEDIARVTQGLHRFWRETCLTTA, encoded by the coding sequence ATGGCGCAGCTCGTCTATTTCTCCTCCCGCTCGGGCAACACGGCGAAGTTCGTCGCCCGGCTGGGCATGGAGGCGCTGCGCATTCCGATCAGCCTCGATGAGCCGTTGCCGATGCCCGATCGGCCCTATGTGCTGATCTCTCCAAGCTATTCGGACGGCCAGGGGCGCGGTGCCGTGCACCCCCAGGTCGTCCGTTTCCTGAACGATCCCGCAAGACGGGCGCTGATCCGCGGCGTCATCGCCGCAGGCAACCGCAATTTCGGACAGTTTTATGCGCTTGCCGGGCGACGCATCGCCGACAAGCTGAACGTGCCGCTGCTCTATAAATTCGAGCTGGCCGGCAATGACGAAGACATCGCCCGCGTGACCCAAGGGCTACACCGATTCTGGAGAGAGACATGCTTGACGACCGCCTGA
- the serB gene encoding phosphoserine phosphatase SerB, with translation MHTITVLAAPDRADLDQDRITALRDLFGGGNPIWLADRIAAEFPATQLPADAAAIAEDTRMAGFDLVIQPTAGRRKAVLLADMDSTMILQECIDELAAEAGVAERVADITARAMNGELNFHEALIERVGLLAGLDERIIDKVIDERITLAPGGRELIATMRDQGAYTALVSGGFTAFTSVIAAELGFDEHRANSLLADQGVLTGHVGLPVLGREAKVAALQEITSARGLTPAEAMAVGDGANDLGMLQRAGSGVALHAKPVVAEQAGIRIDHADLTALLYIQGYGRDEFVTG, from the coding sequence ATGCACACGATCACCGTTCTCGCCGCACCCGACCGCGCCGATCTGGATCAGGACAGGATCACTGCGCTGCGCGATCTGTTCGGCGGCGGCAATCCGATCTGGCTGGCCGACAGGATCGCCGCCGAATTCCCGGCAACCCAGCTTCCCGCCGATGCGGCGGCCATTGCCGAGGATACGCGCATGGCGGGTTTCGATCTGGTTATTCAGCCGACCGCGGGACGGCGCAAGGCGGTGCTGTTGGCGGATATGGATTCCACGATGATCCTTCAGGAATGCATCGACGAACTCGCCGCCGAAGCCGGCGTCGCCGAACGTGTCGCCGACATCACTGCGCGCGCGATGAACGGCGAACTGAATTTCCACGAAGCCCTGATCGAGCGGGTCGGACTGCTGGCCGGGCTGGATGAGCGGATCATCGACAAGGTCATCGACGAGCGGATCACCCTTGCCCCAGGCGGACGCGAGCTGATCGCGACGATGCGCGATCAGGGCGCGTATACGGCGCTGGTCTCAGGAGGTTTCACTGCCTTCACAAGTGTCATCGCCGCAGAGCTGGGTTTTGATGAGCATCGCGCCAACAGCCTTCTGGCCGATCAGGGCGTTCTGACAGGACATGTGGGTCTTCCCGTTCTGGGACGCGAGGCGAAAGTCGCGGCGCTGCAAGAGATCACATCGGCGCGGGGCCTGACCCCGGCCGAGGCGATGGCGGTGGGCGATGGTGCGAATGATCTCGGAATGCTTCAACGCGCGGGGAGCGGCGTGGCACTGCATGCCAAGCCGGTCGTCGCGGAACAGGCCGGGATCCGCATCGACCATGCCGATCTGACAGCGCTGCTTTACATCCAGGGCTACGGGCGGGACGAATTCGTCACCGGCTGA
- a CDS encoding cold-shock protein: MANGTVKWFNATKGYGFIAPESGSKDVFVHISAVERAGLRGLDDGQAVTFDLEQDRNGRESASNIALA, from the coding sequence ATGGCCAACGGCACCGTGAAATGGTTCAACGCCACCAAAGGCTACGGCTTCATTGCCCCGGAATCGGGCTCCAAGGACGTGTTCGTCCACATCTCGGCCGTGGAACGCGCCGGTCTGCGCGGGCTGGATGATGGTCAGGCCGTGACATTTGATCTGGAACAGGATCGCAATGGCCGCGAGTCGGCCAGCAATATCGCGCTCGCCTGA
- a CDS encoding acyl-CoA synthetase — protein sequence MGQFSSVADRDAVEQEMPYEARDNGRTIYEFLTRTAERFPDRPAVSFQLLAGPRDHATTLSWSELRERVTETANLLRKLGVGPSDTVAFILPNSIETPVVLLAGMTAGIVNPINPLLEPEHISAILRSTNAKVVVTLKSFPKTDVAQKTAQAVRDAPNVEHVLEIDLNRHLTGVKKFIVPLARPKMPVKHHAQVHQFEASVSAENHNRLDFDDPSEDRVAAYFHTGGTTGMPKVAQHKYSGMIYNGFLGGTLLFDETDVLICPLPLFHVFAAYPVLMSCIASGAHMVMPTPAGYRGDGVFDNFWKLIERWQVTFLITVPTAISALMQRKVDADVSSLRTAISGSAALPIELYNRFKAATGVEIAEGYGLTEATCLVSCNPVDGMKKVGSVGLPLPYTKVRILNKRDGAFVECGTDEVGEICVANPGVFEGSTYTEAEKNNDLFAEERFLRTGDLGRIDADGYLWITGRAKDLIIRGGHNLDPAEIEDALLSHPAVAFAGAIGQPDAFAGELPCAYVELVADSEVTVDELLEHAKPRIHERAAVPKYLEILDELPKTAVGKIFKPDLRKMAIRRVYDEALQGTGASVAEIVDDKKRGLVARIKGGEGTDQAAVRQKLGEFTRPWDWA from the coding sequence ATGGGCCAGTTCAGCTCTGTCGCCGACCGCGATGCGGTCGAGCAGGAAATGCCGTATGAGGCGCGCGACAATGGGCGCACCATCTATGAGTTTCTGACCCGGACAGCCGAACGTTTCCCGGATCGGCCCGCAGTCTCGTTTCAGCTTCTCGCCGGGCCGCGGGATCATGCCACCACGCTGAGCTGGTCCGAGCTGCGCGAGCGCGTGACGGAAACCGCCAATCTGTTGCGCAAGCTGGGCGTCGGTCCGTCCGACACCGTTGCCTTCATCCTGCCAAACAGCATCGAGACTCCGGTCGTACTTCTGGCCGGCATGACGGCGGGGATCGTCAATCCGATCAACCCCTTGCTGGAGCCAGAGCATATTTCGGCCATCCTGCGCTCGACCAATGCCAAGGTGGTGGTGACGCTAAAATCTTTCCCCAAGACCGATGTGGCGCAGAAAACGGCGCAGGCGGTAAGGGATGCGCCCAATGTCGAGCATGTGCTCGAGATCGACCTGAACAGGCATCTGACCGGGGTGAAGAAATTCATTGTCCCGCTGGCGCGCCCGAAAATGCCGGTCAAGCACCACGCCCAGGTGCATCAGTTCGAGGCCTCGGTATCGGCCGAGAATCACAACCGCCTGGATTTCGACGACCCCAGCGAGGACCGTGTCGCGGCCTATTTCCACACGGGCGGCACAACCGGAATGCCCAAGGTCGCGCAGCATAAATACTCGGGCATGATCTATAACGGGTTCCTCGGAGGCACGCTGCTGTTCGATGAAACCGATGTGCTGATCTGCCCATTGCCGCTCTTCCATGTCTTCGCCGCCTATCCGGTGCTGATGAGCTGCATCGCCTCGGGTGCGCATATGGTCATGCCGACCCCTGCCGGGTATCGCGGCGATGGGGTCTTCGACAATTTCTGGAAGCTGATCGAACGCTGGCAGGTGACCTTCCTGATCACCGTGCCGACCGCGATCTCGGCGCTGATGCAGCGCAAGGTGGATGCCGATGTGTCCTCGCTGCGCACGGCGATTTCGGGCTCGGCGGCGCTGCCGATCGAACTTTATAACCGCTTCAAGGCCGCGACCGGCGTCGAGATTGCGGAAGGTTACGGGCTGACCGAGGCGACCTGCCTTGTGTCCTGCAATCCGGTGGACGGGATGAAGAAGGTCGGCTCGGTCGGTCTGCCGCTGCCCTATACGAAGGTGCGAATCCTGAACAAGCGGGACGGCGCTTTCGTGGAATGCGGCACTGACGAGGTGGGCGAGATCTGCGTGGCCAATCCGGGGGTGTTCGAGGGTTCGACCTATACCGAGGCCGAGAAGAACAATGATCTGTTCGCGGAGGAGCGTTTCCTGCGCACCGGAGATCTTGGGCGGATCGATGCGGATGGATATCTCTGGATCACCGGCCGCGCCAAGGACCTGATCATCCGAGGCGGCCATAATCTTGACCCCGCCGAGATCGAGGACGCGCTGCTCTCGCATCCCGCCGTGGCTTTTGCCGGAGCGATCGGACAGCCCGACGCCTTCGCGGGCGAGCTGCCCTGTGCCTATGTCGAACTGGTTGCGGATAGCGAGGTCACCGTGGATGAGCTGCTGGAACACGCCAAACCGCGCATCCATGAACGCGCGGCGGTGCCGAAATATCTCGAAATCCTCGACGAATTGCCCAAAACCGCGGTGGGTAAGATCTTCAAGCCGGATCTGCGGAAAATGGCGATCCGTCGGGTCTATGACGAGGCGTTGCAAGGCACCGGCGCCAGTGTCGCCGAGATCGTCGATGACAAAAAGCGTGGGCTTGTGGCCCGGATCAAGGGGGGCGAGGGCACCGATCAGGCCGCTGTACGTCAGAAGCTCGGCGAATTCACCCGGCCCTGGGACTGGGCATAA